GCGATAGTCGTTGTCGATCGTCTTCGGCAGGTGGACGACCGGAATCCGCGGGGCTTCGAGCGGCAAACGCTCTTGGAACAAGCGGAACTTGTTGGCGGTCTTCAGCGTGTCGTCGCCGCCGATCGAGACGAGCATATCGACGCCGAGCGAACGGAGGGCGTCATACACGGTCTTCAGCGGAGCGACGCGCTCGGCGTCATCCAAGTGAGCCGGGCTGGAGACGTTCTTGCCGGGGTTCGCCCGCGCCGTGCCGATGATGATCCCCTGCGAGTTGCGGGTGCGGCGGAGCATCTTGTGATCGATCATCACATAGTCTTGGCCTTCGACCAGCGGACGATCAGGGCCGAACTGCAACAGCTGCGAGTAACCGTGCTTCACGCCAACGACTTCAATGTCGTCGCGGAGAAACGAGACGGCCGCGGCCGAGATGACCGCGTTGGCGGCCGGCGCCGGACCGCCGGCGAACAAGATCGCGGCGCGACGAAAGTTGTGGGGGCTGCGCGGCGGACGGGAAAGCGTGCTGTTCTTGGCCATGGTTCTCTCTCTTATCTCACTTGCTCAACGCCATCGAATGCATCGCGAGGATGCCATCGAGCGGCGGACCGCGTCGGCAAGGCGAAAAGGTTCGCTCGACGACTGGTCGGGTCTTTTCTGTTCGTGGAAGCCCGGCATTCTAAGGCGCCGGAGACAAACCGAGAATGGCTGGGCCAGACGCCCTCGCCTTCGATCGATCAGTCAGCCCCGAACGTCCGCTCGACGAAGGTCGTATCGATGCGACCTTCGGCAAACGCACTGTGGCTGAGGATTTCCTGGTGGATGGGGATGGTCGTTTTGATGCCATCGACACGCATTTCCGCGAGGGCGCGGAGCATGGTGCTAATGGCTTCTTCACGGGTGGGACGATGCACGATCAGCTTGCCGATCATCGAATCGTAGTACGGCGGAACGACGTAGCCGCTGTGAGCATGCGAATCGAACCGCACGCCGAAACCGCCCGGCGCGATCAGCCGCTCGATCTTGCCCGGCGAGGGTTGGAACTTGCGCTTCGGATCTTCGGCGTTGATCCGGCACTCGATCGCGGCGCCGCGGTGGACGATGTCTTCCTGCTTAAACGGCAACGGCTCGCCCGAGGCGATCAAGATTTGCTGTTTGATCAGATCGATGCCGGTAACCATTTCGGTGACCGGGTGTTCGACCTGGATGCGAGCGTTGACTTCGATGAAGTAGTACTTGCCGTCCTTGTCGACGATGAATTCGACCGTCGCCGCGTTGACGTAGTTGGCGGTGAGAATCAGCCGGCGAGCCGCTTCGCACATTTCGAGGCGCGTCTCTTGCGAGATGCTGCGGCTCGGGCTCTCTTCGATCAGCTTCTGGTGGCGCCGCTGCACTGAGCAGTCGCGTTCCCAGAGATGGACCGCGTTGCCATGGCTATCGGCGAGGACCTGCACTTCAACGTGCCGCGGCTGTTCGATGTATTTTTCGAGGTAGACGGCGCCGTTGCCGAACGCGGCTTCCGCCTCTTGCTGGGCTTGCTGCAAGGCCGACTTGAGGACGAGGTCGTTCGCCGCGACCCGCATGCCGCGACCGCCGCCGCCGGCGACCGCCTTGATCAGCACGGGGAAGCCGACCTCGTGGGCGAACCGCAATGCTTCTTCGGGATCGGTGATGATCCCTTCGCTACCTGGGACGACCGGCACGCCAGCCTTCTTCGCCAGCTTGCGGGCGGCGTCTTTATCGCCGAGCTGAGCCATCGCCTCGGGCGACGGGCCGATGAAGTCGATGTTGCAGCTGCGGCAGATCTCGTTGAAGTGGGCGTTTTCCGCGAGGAAGCCGTAGCCGGGGTGAATCGCTTGAACGTTGCCGACTTCGGCGGCGCTGATGACGTTGGCAATCCGCAGATAGCTTTCCGACGCCTTTGCCGGGCCGACGCAGTAGGCTTCGTTCGCCAGGCTAAGGTAATGCGAACCGCGATCGGCTTCGCTGTAGATCGCCACGGTTTCGATGCCGAGTTCGCGGCAGGCGCGAATGACCCGCAGCGCGATCTCCCCTCGATTGGCGACTAGGATGCGTTGATACATAGCGAACTAACTAGACGTTAGGTGGAGGCGGGGCGCTCGTCCCGGCCGAAGCTTGCCGCCGCGTCCGTCACGTTGATCGTCGGCGGCGAGACCAGAGGCCGACGCTTACTTCTCGACTCGGAACAGCTTTTGGCCGTATTCGACGGCGGCGCCATTCTCGACCAGCACGGCGACGATCTTGCCCGAGCATTCGGCCGGCAGTTCATTGAAGACCTTCATCGCTTCGACGATGCAGACGACCGTCTCGGGGCCGACTTGATCGCCGATCTTCACGAAGGCTGGCGAGTCGGGGCTCGACGAAACGTAGAACGTGCCGACCATCGGGCTGACAATGAAGTGTCCCGTCTCGACGGCAGGCGCCGCGGGGGCGGCAGCCGCAGGGGCCGCCGGGGATGCTGCCGCGGGTGCCGGCGCTGGAGCGGCCGCCATCGGCGCCGGGGCGTAACCGCCCTGGACCACGACCGGCTCTTGATCCTTCCGCAGGCGGATCCGCTGTTCTGCTTGCCGCAGATCGATCTCCGCGAGTTCGAACTCCTGCATCAATTCGACGAGCCGCCGTACGCGACGCACATCGAAGACGTCCTCAGAATTCGATCCACTACTAGCCATGTTGCTTGTACCTTTGCTGTCGTTCATTCAACACACTTGCGGTTCGCTACGCGACGAGGCATTCATCGAGGTCTTTCGTCACCGAGGTCAGCACTTCGTGGCCGGTCCGCGTGACGAGAATGTCGTCCTCGATCCGGATGCCGCCCCACTCGGGGAAGTAGATCCCCGGCTCGACCGTGATGATCATCCCCGGCTTCAGTTCCCTGGTCTGACCTTGGGCCAGCCGGGGCGCCTCGTGAATTTCCAGCCCGACGCCGTGTCCCAGACCATGGCCAAACTGCTTGCCGTAGCCTGCTTTCTCGATCACGCTGCGGGCGGCGCGGTCGACCTCTTCGCAGGTGACTCCGGGGCGAATTGCCTCGATGCCAGCCAACTGTGCTTTTAACACAACTCCATACAGCTTACGGAGTTTGGGCGAAATTTTAGCTGTGGGCACCATACGCGTCAAGTCGCTCATGTAGAGCCCCTCGTTCACGCCCCAATCGATTAAGGTAAAGTCATCTTCCCCGATCCGCCGGGTCGTCGGGCGGGCATGCGGGAGGGCGGCACGGGTCCCTACGGCGACGATCGCCTCGAAGCTGAGCCCCTTGGCCCCGAACTGCCGGGCCTGGTACTCAAGCTCTGCCGCCACCTGGAGTTCCGTCATTTCGGGGGTCAGCTTGGCCCGCACGACCTCGAAGGCCCGCCGAGCCTGGTCGCACGCCCGGCGGGTACGGTCGATCTCCTCCTTATCCTTGATAATACGGAGTTCCTCGACCCAGCCGGAGGTGGGGGCGAGCTCGACCTTCGGCAGCGCCTCGGCCAGGGCGTTGCGGACGCCCACCGTGATCGAGTCCCCTTCGATCCCCAACCGGGTCGCCTTCGACTTTTCGATGGCCTTGGCGGTGAACTCGAGCATCTTCGAGCCCGGGCCGCGGATGGCCAGATCGAGCCCAGGGCATTCCTGCTCTAGCTGGGTCGTGTAGCGCTGATCGCTGATAAGCACGTCGCCCTGCTTGCCGACGAGGAGGTAGCTGTCGTCGCCGGTGAAGCCGGTGAGGTAGGTGACGTTCTTGAAGTTCGTCACCAGCAGGGCGTCGAGCCCCTCCTGCTTGAGCTGGCGGCGGAGCTTCTGGCGGCGATCAGACATAGCGGCCTCTTCCCTAAGGGTGAATGCTGAGTTGGCCCCCAGTATCGGGCTGGATGCAGATGCTGGCAAGCTCGGGAAATGGGGTGGAACCGGCAGCCCGGGCGCGTCATCCTGAATGGAGACCAATTGGAGCCGCTCACGCCCTCCCCTACCCCGCTCCCTTCGCTTCGGAACCGCCATGTTTCGCGTTACGCGAGAGATCGAATTTTGCTACGGCCACCGCCTGTTGAACTACGCCGGTAAGTGCCGCTATCTCCATGGCCACAACGGAGTTGCGATCATCACGATCGAGGGGCCGGACCTCGACGATCGCGGCATGCTGGTCGATTTCTCGGACATTAAATCGGCGGTGAGCACCTGGATCGACGACAACCTCGACCACCGGATGCTCCTCCACCGCGAGGACCCGGTGGTGCCGACGCTGCAGGAGATGGGCGAGCCGCTCTACCTGCTCGACCAGAATCCGACGGCCGAGAACATCGCCCGGCTGATCTACGATGAAAGCCTGAAGCTGAAGCTGCCGGTGCCGATCGTCGAGGTGAAGCTGTGGGAAACGCCCAAGTGCTTCGCGACCTACCGACCTGATTGAGAGATGGACGGGATCACAGGATCACGGGGATCGACAGGA
This sequence is a window from Lacipirellula parvula. Protein-coding genes within it:
- a CDS encoding 6-pyruvoyl trahydropterin synthase family protein — translated: MFRVTREIEFCYGHRLLNYAGKCRYLHGHNGVAIITIEGPDLDDRGMLVDFSDIKSAVSTWIDDNLDHRMLLHREDPVVPTLQEMGEPLYLLDQNPTAENIARLIYDESLKLKLPVPIVEVKLWETPKCFATYRPD
- a CDS encoding M24 family metallopeptidase; protein product: MSDRRQKLRRQLKQEGLDALLVTNFKNVTYLTGFTGDDSYLLVGKQGDVLISDQRYTTQLEQECPGLDLAIRGPGSKMLEFTAKAIEKSKATRLGIEGDSITVGVRNALAEALPKVELAPTSGWVEELRIIKDKEEIDRTRRACDQARRAFEVVRAKLTPEMTELQVAAELEYQARQFGAKGLSFEAIVAVGTRAALPHARPTTRRIGEDDFTLIDWGVNEGLYMSDLTRMVPTAKISPKLRKLYGVVLKAQLAGIEAIRPGVTCEEVDRAARSVIEKAGYGKQFGHGLGHGVGLEIHEAPRLAQGQTRELKPGMIITVEPGIYFPEWGGIRIEDDILVTRTGHEVLTSVTKDLDECLVA
- the accC gene encoding acetyl-CoA carboxylase biotin carboxylase subunit; translation: MYQRILVANRGEIALRVIRACRELGIETVAIYSEADRGSHYLSLANEAYCVGPAKASESYLRIANVISAAEVGNVQAIHPGYGFLAENAHFNEICRSCNIDFIGPSPEAMAQLGDKDAARKLAKKAGVPVVPGSEGIITDPEEALRFAHEVGFPVLIKAVAGGGGRGMRVAANDLVLKSALQQAQQEAEAAFGNGAVYLEKYIEQPRHVEVQVLADSHGNAVHLWERDCSVQRRHQKLIEESPSRSISQETRLEMCEAARRLILTANYVNAATVEFIVDKDGKYYFIEVNARIQVEHPVTEMVTGIDLIKQQILIASGEPLPFKQEDIVHRGAAIECRINAEDPKRKFQPSPGKIERLIAPGGFGVRFDSHAHSGYVVPPYYDSMIGKLIVHRPTREEAISTMLRALAEMRVDGIKTTIPIHQEILSHSAFAEGRIDTTFVERTFGAD
- the accB gene encoding acetyl-CoA carboxylase biotin carboxyl carrier protein; protein product: MASSGSNSEDVFDVRRVRRLVELMQEFELAEIDLRQAEQRIRLRKDQEPVVVQGGYAPAPMAAAPAPAPAAASPAAPAAAAPAAPAVETGHFIVSPMVGTFYVSSSPDSPAFVKIGDQVGPETVVCIVEAMKVFNELPAECSGKIVAVLVENGAAVEYGQKLFRVEK